Proteins encoded by one window of Kribbella italica:
- a CDS encoding helix-turn-helix domain-containing protein has product MAGLAELLREFRVAAGLTQEQLAERSELSVGAVATLETGRRRFPRPATLDALAEALGLSTTEAGVLREAAVRPSGESRSESLPADLEDFVGRADTLAQLTGVLSGAGRQFGTVIAVVSGMGGVGKTALAVRAAHSLAAAFPDGQIYLNLRAHSGGEPVDPLEALTRVLRALGTPAARIPADVSTASARLRSLVADRKLLLVLDDARSAEQIQPLLPGVGESVVLVTSRTRLLALAGARQFPWTSWTSRTH; this is encoded by the coding sequence ATGGCCGGTCTCGCTGAACTGCTAAGAGAGTTCCGGGTCGCCGCCGGACTGACCCAGGAACAACTGGCCGAGCGCTCCGAGCTGAGCGTGGGTGCCGTCGCGACGCTGGAGACCGGGCGTCGTCGGTTCCCGCGTCCGGCAACGCTCGACGCGCTCGCGGAAGCGCTCGGACTGTCGACGACCGAGGCCGGCGTACTGCGGGAAGCCGCTGTCCGACCGTCGGGCGAGAGCCGCTCGGAGAGTCTGCCGGCCGACCTCGAGGACTTCGTCGGCCGGGCTGACACCTTGGCCCAGCTGACGGGGGTCCTGTCCGGAGCCGGGCGGCAGTTCGGCACCGTGATCGCGGTCGTCTCGGGAATGGGCGGAGTCGGGAAGACGGCCCTCGCCGTACGGGCCGCGCACTCGTTGGCCGCGGCGTTCCCGGACGGCCAGATCTACCTGAACCTGCGGGCTCACAGTGGTGGTGAGCCGGTGGACCCCCTGGAAGCTCTGACCCGCGTACTCCGCGCGCTGGGGACGCCCGCTGCCCGGATCCCGGCCGACGTGAGCACCGCCTCCGCGAGGCTCAGGTCGCTGGTGGCCGACCGGAAGCTCCTGCTGGTCCTCGACGACGCGCGATCGGCCGAGCAGATCCAGCCGCTGCTGCCCGGTGTCGGCGAGTCCGTCGTACTGGTCACCAGTCGTACCCGGCTGCTCGCCCTGGCCGGAGCTCGGCAGTTCCCCTGGACCTCCTGGACGAGCCGGACGCACTGA
- the mshB gene encoding N-acetyl-1-D-myo-inositol-2-amino-2-deoxy-alpha-D-glucopyranoside deacetylase: MSALPDRRLLLVHAHPDDETINNGATMAKYVAEGAHVTLITCTLGEEGEVLVPELEHLAADQTDGLGPHRIGELAAAMDELGVTDHRFLGGPGRYRDTGMIYDETGNAAVPPDTRPDSFWQADLVTAANDLVPIIREIRPQVLVTYDEWGNYGHPDHIQAHRVATYAAALAAAPSYREDLGPAWDIAKIYWTAIAEGRMRNSLRRLREAGDTTTFEGMDPDGPMPPMITPDRLIDCIVSADGYLDRKMNAMKAHATQITVDGPFFALSNNNGSEMFGDEAYRLVKGIAAPGPNGLESDLFAGL; the protein is encoded by the coding sequence ATGAGTGCACTTCCTGACCGCCGGCTGCTGCTGGTGCACGCCCACCCCGACGACGAGACGATCAACAACGGCGCGACGATGGCGAAGTACGTTGCCGAAGGCGCCCACGTCACGCTGATCACCTGCACCCTCGGTGAGGAGGGGGAGGTGCTGGTGCCGGAGCTGGAGCACCTGGCGGCCGACCAGACCGACGGGCTCGGTCCGCACCGGATCGGCGAGCTGGCCGCCGCGATGGATGAGCTCGGCGTCACCGACCACCGCTTCCTCGGCGGCCCCGGCCGGTACCGCGACACCGGGATGATCTACGACGAGACCGGCAACGCCGCCGTACCGCCGGACACCCGGCCGGACAGCTTCTGGCAGGCCGACCTCGTCACCGCCGCCAACGACCTGGTCCCGATCATCCGGGAGATCCGCCCGCAGGTCCTGGTCACGTACGACGAGTGGGGCAACTACGGGCACCCCGACCACATCCAGGCCCACCGGGTCGCGACGTACGCCGCGGCCCTGGCGGCGGCCCCTTCGTACCGGGAGGACCTCGGCCCGGCCTGGGACATCGCGAAGATCTACTGGACCGCGATCGCGGAGGGGAGGATGCGCAACAGCCTGCGCAGGCTGCGGGAGGCCGGCGACACCACCACCTTCGAGGGGATGGACCCCGACGGCCCGATGCCGCCGATGATCACACCGGACCGGCTGATCGACTGCATCGTGTCCGCCGACGGTTACCTCGACCGCAAGATGAACGCGATGAAGGCGCACGCCACCCAGATCACCGTCGACGGCCCGTTCTTCGCCCTGTCCAACAACAACGGCAGCGAGATGTTCGGCGACGAGGCCTACCGCCTGGTCAAGGGCATCGCGGCTCCGGGGCCGAACGGTCTGGAGTCGGATCTGTTCGCCGGGCTCTGA
- a CDS encoding helix-turn-helix domain-containing protein, with product MNETFGAVLRRLRHDRGLTQERLAETAGISGQAVRLLETDRRRFPRPSTVAALADGLRCGPGDRELLLSASKRPSGQSRRLPSAPPDFTGRADEIKELAGFLTAGPATPAVPIAVITGMGGVGKTSLALKLAEGLAQHFPDGQLLLDLQGFGRSGALDPLAGLGVLLRSLGASDADLPTDVASASARFRSAVAGRRMLLILDNAADSAQVLPLLPGTSGTAVVVTSRRQLPELAGVRQIQLDAFSDQEALDLLGDVGGATVLAESDAAERIVRYCARLPLAVRIAGAHLIGRPASAVGVLADRLADLSDRMSMLDDHGRGVRSSIEVSVEQLTASSDPLDAAAGRLLPRLAVLDGADVSTRVASRVARVAPEQAERLLDRLADVSLMEALTPTRYRLHDLVAGYFDEIVPAAERRTVRCAALETYSAMVWQLSRMSRMPSGPREAWADEIWWADAADLQDRNKLLDLLDDERADLVATVRQAVEASPAEQALAVRLGVGIKYYGIARKRWAEWRDVAGAAAPAAVEALPKAMLFADHGLAQAELNDFGPAADALIRAVGELTSIEVPEYEVTTLANLSHVLERAGRTTEGLDYAARALDGALATGLGMEEAEALLVLGMLHGKLGSPERPAYFARAIEAMRSASSPRMLAMPFQMISHSYRETGDFAAAVESSAESLRLLMADNAGPYLPEAHEDLGWTRYLSGDAVGALEPLTEALRGAQEFQLWDREGSVRLRLAQVLTALDRRDEAREHLDRALEIYGSRGMAAADEARALLDKL from the coding sequence GTGAACGAGACGTTCGGCGCCGTACTGCGTCGCCTGCGCCACGACCGCGGCCTCACCCAGGAACGCCTTGCGGAGACGGCCGGCATCAGCGGGCAGGCCGTGCGGCTGCTGGAGACCGACCGGCGGCGGTTCCCGCGGCCGTCGACCGTGGCCGCTCTCGCCGACGGGTTGCGGTGCGGCCCCGGGGATCGAGAACTGTTGCTGTCGGCCTCGAAACGGCCGTCCGGCCAGTCGCGCCGGCTGCCGTCGGCACCGCCGGACTTCACCGGCCGTGCCGACGAGATCAAGGAGCTGGCAGGCTTCCTGACCGCAGGTCCGGCCACGCCGGCCGTACCGATCGCGGTGATCACCGGGATGGGTGGCGTCGGCAAGACCAGTCTGGCCCTGAAACTTGCGGAGGGTCTGGCCCAGCACTTTCCGGACGGTCAGCTCCTGCTGGACCTGCAGGGTTTCGGGAGGTCCGGGGCACTCGATCCGCTGGCCGGTCTGGGCGTCCTGCTGCGATCGCTGGGTGCATCGGACGCCGACCTGCCCACGGACGTCGCCAGTGCGTCGGCGCGGTTCCGTAGTGCGGTGGCCGGTCGGCGGATGCTGCTGATCCTCGACAACGCGGCCGACAGCGCCCAGGTCCTGCCGTTGCTGCCGGGGACGAGTGGCACGGCAGTCGTGGTGACGAGCAGGCGGCAGCTGCCCGAGCTCGCCGGCGTACGGCAGATCCAGCTCGACGCCTTCTCCGACCAGGAGGCACTCGACCTGCTCGGCGACGTCGGTGGTGCGACGGTGCTCGCCGAAAGCGATGCCGCAGAGAGGATCGTCCGATACTGCGCTCGCCTGCCGTTGGCGGTGCGGATCGCGGGAGCCCACCTGATCGGTCGGCCCGCGAGCGCTGTCGGGGTGCTCGCAGATCGGTTGGCCGATCTGTCGGACCGGATGTCGATGCTGGACGATCACGGGCGAGGAGTTCGGAGCAGCATCGAGGTCTCGGTCGAACAGCTCACCGCGTCGAGCGATCCGCTCGATGCGGCAGCCGGTCGGCTGCTGCCGAGGCTGGCCGTGCTCGACGGCGCGGATGTCTCGACCCGGGTCGCGAGCCGGGTAGCGCGAGTCGCGCCGGAGCAGGCCGAGCGGCTGCTGGACAGGCTGGCCGACGTCAGCTTGATGGAGGCCCTGACTCCGACCAGGTACCGGTTGCACGACCTGGTCGCCGGCTACTTCGACGAGATCGTGCCGGCGGCCGAGCGCCGTACCGTTCGCTGCGCGGCGCTGGAGACCTACAGCGCGATGGTGTGGCAGCTGTCCCGGATGTCCCGGATGCCGTCAGGGCCGCGGGAGGCGTGGGCGGACGAAATCTGGTGGGCGGACGCTGCCGACCTTCAGGACCGGAACAAGTTGCTCGACCTGCTGGACGACGAGCGGGCCGACCTGGTCGCGACCGTACGGCAGGCCGTCGAGGCGAGTCCGGCCGAGCAGGCGCTGGCCGTCCGTCTGGGGGTCGGGATCAAGTACTACGGCATCGCCCGGAAGCGCTGGGCCGAGTGGCGTGACGTGGCGGGTGCGGCGGCGCCGGCGGCCGTCGAGGCGCTTCCGAAGGCGATGCTGTTCGCCGATCACGGTCTGGCCCAGGCAGAGCTGAACGACTTCGGTCCGGCGGCGGACGCGCTGATCCGTGCTGTCGGCGAGCTGACCTCGATCGAGGTCCCGGAGTACGAAGTGACCACGCTGGCAAACCTGAGCCACGTGCTCGAACGGGCCGGCCGGACCACCGAGGGGCTGGATTATGCCGCCCGTGCATTGGACGGCGCGCTCGCGACCGGGCTGGGGATGGAGGAAGCAGAGGCGTTGCTCGTCCTCGGCATGCTCCACGGCAAGCTGGGCAGTCCGGAGCGGCCTGCCTACTTCGCTCGCGCCATCGAGGCCATGCGCTCGGCCAGTTCGCCCCGCATGCTGGCCATGCCCTTCCAGATGATCAGCCACTCGTACCGGGAGACAGGCGATTTTGCAGCGGCGGTCGAGTCGTCGGCAGAGAGCTTGCGCCTACTGATGGCGGACAACGCCGGCCCCTACCTGCCGGAGGCCCATGAGGATCTCGGCTGGACCCGCTATCTGTCAGGTGATGCTGTCGGCGCGCTCGAGCCGCTCACCGAGGCGCTGCGGGGCGCTCAGGAGTTTCAGCTGTGGGACCGGGAGGGCAGCGTGCGGCTGCGCCTCGCGCAGGTGCTGACGGCGTTGGACCGCCGGGACGAGGCGCGCGAGCACCTGGACCGGGCGCTGGAGATCTACGGGAGCCGGGGGATGGCCGCGGCCGACGAGGCTCGGGCTCTGCTGGACAAGCTCTAG
- a CDS encoding response regulator transcription factor has protein sequence MSVYQAVPVVRREDFAPEVVCEVYELGSRRAAPAAARDLTTRQVMIGRLMATGAKDAAIARQLGLSLRTVRSEISALIAGLGARSRFQAGCLLVRRFG, from the coding sequence ATGTCCGTTTACCAGGCTGTCCCTGTGGTGCGAAGGGAGGACTTCGCGCCGGAGGTCGTCTGTGAGGTGTACGAGCTCGGTTCGCGGCGGGCGGCACCGGCCGCGGCGAGGGATCTGACCACCCGTCAGGTGATGATCGGCCGGCTGATGGCGACCGGTGCCAAGGACGCCGCGATCGCGCGGCAGCTGGGGCTGTCGCTGCGGACCGTGCGGTCCGAGATCAGCGCGCTGATCGCCGGGCTGGGGGCTCGGTCGCGCTTCCAGGCGGGGTGCCTGCTGGTACGCCGGTTCGGCTGA
- a CDS encoding tetratricopeptide repeat protein translates to MDQDPGSTRELVRLCGRLPLALRIVGSQLATGRRSIEEITAALADERAKLDVLDEADHGVRATIGLSVEALRQGTHPVDLSAADALAQVALIDGEDFSVRLAAAALDVEESDAEAALEHLVDTNLLETPTLHRYRLHDLVRSVGRDLARPGDAAAVRRNILDYFVALAWRLDDLAPTRRTIGNGWNDPGWSRSAAQLDIPTTADHLDSDRAAMLLAARTAATGSEHERELLVRLAVGISVYAMHRKRWAEWRDLLLIGLDLVDEQPDPTLPAMLRFDLGLVYDELYDFAAGAAHLERALALGHSLESRAFEVRCLTNLAHAYEQSGDGLDRARVVAEQALQMSQDDGDVVQESWCHLVLGMIAGRAGDLVAQRASFEPAIDLYLRRPDVPLSHAAMRYFIVGAAYQQAGQLTDAGAALEQSLALYREAGRTNGACEAQQHLGEIAVELSRYEEALTRFTEALRMAIANELWDGEAAIRVGLARTYQALGRSSEARTELLAARQLYTGHGVAVPGEVTEQLAE, encoded by the coding sequence GTGGACCAGGATCCCGGGTCCACGCGAGAACTGGTCCGGCTGTGCGGACGTCTCCCGCTGGCGCTGCGCATCGTCGGCAGCCAGCTCGCGACCGGCCGGCGGTCGATCGAGGAGATCACCGCGGCGCTCGCGGACGAGCGCGCCAAGCTCGACGTCCTGGACGAGGCGGACCACGGTGTTCGCGCGACGATCGGGCTGTCGGTCGAAGCGCTCCGCCAGGGGACGCACCCGGTCGACCTGAGCGCCGCGGACGCGCTTGCGCAGGTGGCCCTGATCGATGGCGAAGACTTCTCGGTCCGGCTCGCGGCAGCGGCGCTCGACGTCGAGGAGAGCGACGCCGAGGCGGCCCTGGAGCATCTGGTCGACACCAACCTGCTGGAAACTCCCACGCTGCACCGCTACCGCCTGCACGACCTGGTCCGTTCGGTCGGACGAGATCTCGCCCGTCCCGGGGATGCGGCCGCGGTACGCCGCAACATCCTCGACTACTTCGTGGCGCTGGCCTGGCGGCTCGACGACCTGGCGCCGACCCGCCGGACGATCGGCAACGGATGGAACGACCCGGGCTGGTCCCGGTCCGCTGCTCAGCTCGACATCCCGACGACAGCCGACCACCTCGACTCCGATCGTGCCGCGATGCTGCTCGCCGCCCGGACGGCGGCCACCGGCAGCGAGCACGAGCGGGAACTCCTGGTCCGGCTCGCGGTCGGCATCAGCGTGTACGCCATGCACCGGAAGCGGTGGGCGGAGTGGCGCGACCTGCTGCTGATCGGGCTCGACCTGGTGGACGAGCAGCCGGACCCGACGCTGCCCGCGATGCTGCGCTTCGACCTGGGACTGGTCTACGACGAGTTGTACGACTTCGCCGCCGGGGCCGCGCACCTGGAACGAGCACTCGCGCTCGGTCACTCGCTGGAGTCGCGCGCGTTCGAGGTCAGGTGCTTGACCAACTTGGCCCACGCGTACGAGCAGTCCGGCGACGGGCTCGACCGGGCCCGTGTGGTCGCCGAACAGGCGTTGCAGATGTCCCAGGACGACGGCGATGTCGTGCAGGAGTCCTGGTGCCACCTGGTGCTCGGCATGATCGCCGGCCGCGCCGGAGACCTGGTCGCGCAACGCGCGTCGTTCGAGCCCGCGATCGACCTGTACCTGCGGCGCCCGGACGTTCCCCTGTCCCACGCCGCCATGCGCTACTTCATCGTCGGAGCCGCCTACCAGCAGGCCGGGCAGCTGACGGACGCCGGTGCCGCGCTGGAGCAGAGTCTGGCGTTGTACCGCGAGGCCGGCCGGACGAACGGCGCCTGCGAGGCCCAGCAGCACCTCGGGGAGATCGCGGTCGAGCTCAGCCGGTACGAGGAGGCGCTCACCCGGTTCACCGAGGCACTCCGGATGGCGATCGCCAACGAGCTGTGGGACGGCGAAGCGGCGATCCGGGTCGGCCTGGCCCGGACGTACCAGGCGCTGGGCAGGAGTTCCGAGGCGCGGACGGAGCTGCTGGCCGCACGGCAGCTGTACACGGGGCACGGCGTCGCCGTACCGGGCGAGGTCACCGAACAGCTCGCTGAGTGA
- a CDS encoding tetratricopeptide repeat protein gives MRGDGAMESQFAALLRRHRTAAGLTQDELSAVSGISVQAISTLERGTRRYPQPATVQALANALRLDKDQQAALVAAASRRGRTDRLPLDEPATPVVSPRQLPFASGDFTGRVQELAELSRYLIDSPGVSVTAITGMGGIGKTTLAIHVAHEVAAHFPDGQLYLDLRGFGLGPPLEPLEALTYLLEDLGETPPADLSTAAARFRTVLAERRLVLLLDNAADHEQVRQLLPGAGGCAAVVTSRRSMAGLGGRQYQLGEPPLHESIEMLRRISGRPDAPEDECAAVVRQCGGLPLAIRMAGARLASRPSWPVAHLADRLADGRRRLDELQLDDSGVRATLVLSIEQLAGSEDPVDVQAVSMFALLGLAECPDLTSALAASFSDSPEQEAEIVLERLVDVHLLTTPAPGVYRLHDLVRVAAREFAEQTLSPDDRLAVTTRWIKRISAVVWRASEYSGHGVTREHWLDQEWLKGADDLPTQEDVLGWLDAQRSGLVTTLQHTATEQPDLAVQVAVGLNAYYALRRAWLDWLQVNEAVLRLVSGGPDRIAEGLVLHDLGAAHAELDQYQQAVMPLRRAIDAADASGDGNLQALCLSSLSHVLERTGRTPDGIPYAERAREIGLRLGIPPRAAWACLALGMLYLKTGATTAAQRLFAEALDLLVEPGQERYRGMIAQNIGVSYREAGRYELAADSLQQSLALYRQAGAAVQQAEVLNELGKLCLAQGHLDEAVAHQSEGLAIAGQYGDWLCEADIRKSLGEVRHLQGRLPEARREWRIALSIRDQHNAHGTAELRELLGQSPVR, from the coding sequence GTGAGGGGTGACGGTGCGATGGAGTCGCAGTTCGCGGCCCTGCTGCGCCGGCACCGGACGGCGGCCGGCCTCACCCAGGACGAGCTGTCGGCGGTGTCCGGGATCAGCGTGCAGGCCATCAGCACGCTGGAGCGCGGCACCCGCCGGTACCCCCAGCCGGCCACTGTCCAGGCGCTGGCGAACGCCCTGCGGCTCGACAAGGACCAGCAGGCCGCTCTGGTCGCCGCGGCCTCCCGACGCGGCCGGACGGACCGGCTGCCGCTGGACGAGCCGGCGACGCCAGTGGTCTCGCCGCGACAGCTGCCGTTCGCCAGTGGCGACTTCACCGGACGGGTCCAGGAGCTGGCCGAGCTGAGCCGGTACCTGATCGACAGCCCCGGGGTGAGCGTCACGGCGATCACCGGCATGGGCGGTATCGGGAAGACCACTTTGGCCATTCACGTCGCCCACGAGGTGGCCGCACACTTCCCGGACGGCCAGCTGTACCTGGACCTGCGCGGCTTCGGGCTGGGCCCGCCGCTGGAGCCTCTGGAGGCTCTGACCTATCTGCTCGAGGACCTGGGCGAGACCCCGCCCGCCGACCTGTCGACCGCCGCGGCCCGGTTCCGGACCGTACTGGCCGAGCGTCGGCTCGTCCTCCTGCTCGACAACGCGGCCGACCACGAGCAGGTCCGTCAACTGCTCCCCGGAGCCGGTGGCTGCGCGGCGGTGGTGACGAGCCGTCGCAGTATGGCGGGGCTGGGCGGCCGCCAGTACCAGCTGGGCGAACCACCCCTGCACGAGTCGATCGAGATGCTGCGGCGCATCTCCGGCCGTCCGGACGCTCCGGAGGACGAGTGCGCCGCGGTGGTCCGGCAGTGCGGCGGCCTGCCGCTGGCGATCCGGATGGCCGGCGCCCGTCTGGCGTCCAGGCCGTCCTGGCCGGTCGCGCACCTGGCTGACCGGCTCGCTGACGGCCGGCGCCGGCTGGACGAGCTCCAGCTCGACGACTCCGGCGTACGGGCGACTCTGGTGCTGTCGATCGAGCAGCTGGCCGGCAGCGAGGACCCGGTCGACGTCCAGGCCGTGTCCATGTTCGCCCTGCTCGGCCTGGCCGAGTGTCCCGACCTGACGTCCGCACTGGCCGCGTCGTTCTCGGACAGCCCCGAGCAGGAGGCCGAGATCGTGCTGGAGCGGCTGGTGGACGTGCACCTGCTGACCACGCCCGCGCCGGGGGTCTACCGGTTGCACGACCTCGTACGGGTCGCTGCCCGCGAGTTCGCCGAGCAGACGCTCTCGCCCGACGACCGGCTGGCGGTGACCACGCGCTGGATCAAGCGGATCTCGGCGGTCGTCTGGCGGGCCAGCGAGTACTCCGGCCACGGGGTAACCCGGGAGCACTGGCTGGACCAGGAGTGGCTGAAGGGCGCCGACGACCTGCCGACGCAGGAGGACGTGCTCGGCTGGCTGGACGCCCAGCGCTCCGGGCTGGTCACGACCCTCCAGCACACCGCCACCGAGCAGCCCGACCTCGCCGTACAGGTAGCGGTCGGCCTGAACGCGTACTACGCGCTGCGGCGCGCATGGCTCGACTGGCTGCAGGTGAACGAGGCCGTACTGCGCCTGGTCAGCGGCGGCCCGGACCGGATCGCCGAGGGACTCGTCCTGCACGACCTGGGCGCCGCCCACGCCGAGCTGGACCAGTACCAGCAGGCCGTGATGCCACTGCGCCGAGCGATCGACGCGGCGGACGCGTCCGGCGACGGCAACCTCCAGGCGCTCTGCCTGAGCAGCCTCAGCCACGTCCTCGAACGCACCGGCCGGACCCCCGACGGCATCCCGTACGCCGAACGCGCCCGCGAGATCGGTCTGCGCCTCGGCATCCCACCCCGCGCCGCCTGGGCCTGTCTGGCCCTCGGCATGCTCTACCTGAAGACAGGTGCGACCACGGCCGCGCAACGGCTGTTCGCCGAGGCCCTCGACCTCCTGGTCGAGCCCGGCCAGGAACGCTACCGCGGCATGATCGCCCAGAACATCGGCGTCTCCTACCGCGAGGCCGGGCGGTACGAGCTGGCCGCCGACAGCCTCCAGCAGAGCCTCGCCCTCTACCGCCAGGCCGGCGCCGCCGTACAGCAGGCCGAGGTCCTCAACGAGCTCGGCAAGCTCTGCCTGGCCCAGGGCCACCTCGACGAGGCCGTAGCCCACCAGAGCGAGGGCCTAGCGATCGCCGGCCAGTACGGCGACTGGCTCTGCGAGGCCGACATCCGCAAGTCCCTCGGCGAGGTCCGCCACCTCCAGGGCCGCCTCCCCGAAGCCCGCCGCGAATGGCGCATCGCGTTGTCCATCCGCGACCAGCACAACGCCCACGGCACCGCCGAACTCCGCGAACTGCTGGGCCAGTCTCCGGTCCGCTAG